The Fodinicurvata sp. EGI_FJ10296 DNA segment CCGGGGCCCTTGTCATGAACATCCTGGCCTCGGGCGGCCATCCAAACCCGCCCTTGTTCCAGAAGCTGTTCTGGAGCCTTCTGACCGCCGTCACGGCCGGCGTGCTGCTGGTCGCGGGCGGCTTGCAGGCCCTGCAAACCGCCACACTGCTGACTGCCTTTCCGCTGGCTATCGTGCTTGGCCTGATGGCCTGGTCGTTATGGGTCGCGTTGCGGGCGGACGCCCTGGACGCCACGGGCATCGGCGCGCTGCCGACATCGCGCTGGGATCGCCTCATCGAACAATGGCGCGGCAGCGAAACGGACGCCAGCCATCCATCGTCGGGCCCGACTGCAGCCTCCGGCACCAATACGGGCCAAACCGCGGATCCGACGGGTGCCCGCACCACAGGCGCTCACGCAGGGGGAAAACGATGAAAGCCCTTTGGACGGCCGTGGTGGACACCTTGCAACGAGGCCAATCGACGGCGGCGAACGGCGGCGAGACCGAAGCCGATCTGGCCCGGTGCTTCGAAGCCGTCGTCATCCCCGCACTGGAAGCTGCCCGCCGAGCCCTGGAGGCCGAAGGCTATACAGTGACGATGGACAGCGACGATACCCTTGCGTCGCTGAAAGTCAGGAACAGCGACGGGTCGTTCGCCTTCTATACCGTCGAAGGACGCCTCTACTTCTATTCCGCCTTCGCCTTCCCGATGCTCCACGGCCGCAAGGACCGCCCGCGTTTCGGCAAACTTCTCATTTCGACCAACGGCGGCAATCACGCCTATCGCTGCAAACGCTGCACGAGCGAGTTCTTGCGCGATGAATGCCTGGAAACCTGCCGCCGCTGGCTCGACTGGTAGTCGGTGCGCGCGGCCCGCAAGCTGATGTCCGGGGCCACGAACATCGCCGCGGCCGCGATTGCGATCACACCGTCTGCCGTCGGGTGACGCGCGCGTAGCGGCGGGTGAAGTGGGCCGCCGTCATCCCGTGCACGATGATCGAGGCGAAGATCAGCGCACTGGCGACGTGCCAGATGACCGGATCGTCGACATGCGTCCGCGCCATGGCGGCGTAGTAGACAGCGGCCACACCGATCGGCCCGAACCAGCCGGTAAAGGCGACGTCGAACGGGTTGAGCTTGCGTCTCACCACCGGAAGCAGGGCGATGATCACCGGCGGCCGCCGCAACAGGATGACGAGGAAGACCGTCGCCAGCAACGGCCATCCCAGCGCCACCCAGCCCTCCACCGGCAAGGCGATGCCGAACAGAACGAACATGGGCAGGGTCAGCAGCTTGGCCACCGCTTCCTGTATTCTTTCCTCTTCGTGCTCCTCGTACCGCCGGAGACAGAGGTTGAATACCATTCCGGCCAGAAAGACCGAAATCATCGAGTCCGCGCCGACGAGATGGCTTCCCCCAAGCGTCAGCAGAGAGAAGGCGATGCTGTACCCCAGCAGCGATGTCTTCTCGATCAGCTTGTGGCCTTCGGCGAAAGTCAGCAGCCGGGCTGCCCCGTAACCGACCGCCCCGCCGATCAGTGCCGCCAGACCGACGCCGACCAGAACGGCCTCCACGACCCACGTCGACCAGCCGTGTCCACTCCCGGGGCCACCCGCCAGGCCTCCCCCCAAGCCTCCCCCCAAGCCTCCCCAAAGGATGATCGGCAGCATGACCAATATGTAGGCCAGCCCGTCATTGGCGCCGGACTCCATCGAGATCAGGTCTCTCAGGCGCAGGGGCAAATTCTCGGCGGCGAGCTTGCCGGTGACGATCGAACTCGCGACCACGGGGTCGGTGGGGGTAACCACGGCACCGATGAGCAGCGCCATCCAGAACGACAGCCCAAGCGTCGATCCGATCAGACCGGCAGCCACCAGCCACGCGCCCAGCATGCCCACGGTCAGCATGATGGTCACCGGCCGCCATAGCCGGGGGATGCTTTTCGGCCGCAGTCGCATCGCGACCCCCATCAGCCCGATCGCCAGCGTCAGACGGGCCGCTTGTGCCAGTATCGCATTCTCGTTGCCCCATTCGGTCAGATCGAGCCAGCCAAGGCCAACCGGTCCGATTGCGATACCGACGCCGACGGCGATCATCGGCTCCTGCAGAATGCTTCGCTTGATGGCATTGGAAATGACGCCGATCACGATCACGGTCGCCGCGATCGTGGCAAGCGCTATGTCGAGTTGCTGCATCGTTCGGTGCGCCCCATTCCGTCGTGTCGGGGATGTTTTCGTTTCGATCAGTCCTGACCGGCGTTGTGGTCCCGCGATTTGTTGGTACGGGGCAGGACCGCCTCGATCACCCGGACCACGGTCACGATGACCACGGTAAACGCGACGGCCACGGCGCCGAGCGACAGTTGTCCGCTGCCGGCGACGATTCCGACCGCCGCCGCCATCCAGATATTGGCCGCCGAGGTCAGATTATGGACGTCACCCCGGGCGAAGAAAATCGTACCGGCGCCGATGAACCCGATGGCCTGGGCCAGACCCTGGATCGCGCGCAGGGGGTCGGGGTCGGAATCGCCCTCCAGTTGCCTGATCTCGGCGTAAAGCATGAGCGCGGAAAGGGTAATGACCGCCGAACTCAGCGAAACCAGTGCGTGCGTCCTGATCCCTGCCGAAATCCCCCGAAGTTCCCGATCCAGACCGAGGATCAGACCGGCGACGACGGCCAACGAGAGGCGGAGCACGATTTCGTTGTTCGAAATGACGTCCGGCGAAAATGTGGTCTCCATCGGGTGGTCTCCATCGGGTGGGATCTCGGCGTGAGTGCGAGCGGGTTCATGGTGCAGTTAACACGTGCAGCACCCGAATTGATCCATGGGCGCCCGGCACCGGCATGGATCAAAACGGCGTTCACGGCGTTGTCGTGCTGGAAGTTTGCAGGTTAGCCACGACGGTCAGTGACACATGCTCTTCGCGGAATGGACGGAACTGGGGCGCGTGCTGCTGGTGGGCACGGCCGCCTATGCCCTGTTGGTCGTCTTCCTGCGCGTGTCCGGGAAGCGGACACTGACGAAGCTCAACGCCTTCGATCTCGTCATCACGGTGGCGCTGGGTTCGAGCCTGTCGGCGGTGCTGTTGAACAAATCGGTCTCACTGGCCGAGGGAATGGTCGGCATGGGGCTTCTGATCGCCCTGCAATTCATCATCACCTGGCTTTCGGTCCGATCCGCCGGCTTCCACTCGATCATCAAGGCCGAGCCGACGCTGCTGGTCCGCAACGGCGCCTATCTCGATAGCGCCCTTCGCCAGCAAAGGATGACGCGCGACGAGATTCTGGCAGCCGCTCGCAGCAGTGGACACAACGATATCGGCCAGTTGGAGGCCGTGATCCTGGAAACCGACGGGTCGATCAGCACAATTCCCAAGAGCGGCTGATGCGATCATTCCCCCCGATGAATTGGCACGGCGGCGGAACATCCTTTCCGGGCACCGGTTAATCCTCAGCGTAAATCCATGAACTGCCGGACGCCGAAGCCGGCAGTTCGTTTAACAGTCCAGGCGAGCGAGGATTCGAGATGACGAAGGATGCCACTCCGCTTCGAGATGCGAACTTTTCTGACCAGACCATACTGCGCGGCACCGGCGGCGAAACGCACCAGGTGGCTGGCGGCGATACGCCGGTTCTGACGACGCAGCAGGGCGCGCCGGTCTCCGACGACCAGAATTCCCTGAAGGCAGGAGAGCGCGGACCGGTTCTGATGGAAGACCATCATCTGCGCGAGAAGGTGTTCCATTTTGACCACGAGCGCATTCCCGAGCGCGTCGTCCACGCCCGCGGCTTTGGAGCGCATGGCTATTTCGAGACGTATGAATCGCTCACCGACATTACCTCGGCCGACCTCTTTCAGCGGCCCGGCGAGAAAACCGAAGCGTTCGTGAGGTTCTCCACCGTCGCCGGCAACAAGGGCTCCAGCGATCTCGCCCGCGATGTCCGCGGTTTTGCCGTCAAGCTCTACACGAAGGAAGGCAACTGGGACATCGTCGGCAACAATATCCCGGTATTCTTCATTCAGGACGCGATCAAGTTCCCCGACCTTATTCATGCCGCCAAACAGGAGCCGGATCGGGGATTCCCCCAGGCGCAGACGGCCCATGACAATTTTTGGGATTTCATTTCGCTGATGCCGGA contains these protein-coding regions:
- a CDS encoding cation:proton antiporter, giving the protein MQQLDIALATIAATVIVIGVISNAIKRSILQEPMIAVGVGIAIGPVGLGWLDLTEWGNENAILAQAARLTLAIGLMGVAMRLRPKSIPRLWRPVTIMLTVGMLGAWLVAAGLIGSTLGLSFWMALLIGAVVTPTDPVVASSIVTGKLAAENLPLRLRDLISMESGANDGLAYILVMLPIILWGGLGGGLGGGLAGGPGSGHGWSTWVVEAVLVGVGLAALIGGAVGYGAARLLTFAEGHKLIEKTSLLGYSIAFSLLTLGGSHLVGADSMISVFLAGMVFNLCLRRYEEHEEERIQEAVAKLLTLPMFVLFGIALPVEGWVALGWPLLATVFLVILLRRPPVIIALLPVVRRKLNPFDVAFTGWFGPIGVAAVYYAAMARTHVDDPVIWHVASALIFASIIVHGMTAAHFTRRYARVTRRQTV
- a CDS encoding YetF domain-containing protein, encoding MLFAEWTELGRVLLVGTAAYALLVVFLRVSGKRTLTKLNAFDLVITVALGSSLSAVLLNKSVSLAEGMVGMGLLIALQFIITWLSVRSAGFHSIIKAEPTLLVRNGAYLDSALRQQRMTRDEILAAARSSGHNDIGQLEAVILETDGSISTIPKSG
- a CDS encoding MgtC/SapB family protein; the encoded protein is METTFSPDVISNNEIVLRLSLAVVAGLILGLDRELRGISAGIRTHALVSLSSAVITLSALMLYAEIRQLEGDSDPDPLRAIQGLAQAIGFIGAGTIFFARGDVHNLTSAANIWMAAAVGIVAGSGQLSLGAVAVAFTVVIVTVVRVIEAVLPRTNKSRDHNAGQD